The Paeniglutamicibacter sulfureus genome includes a region encoding these proteins:
- a CDS encoding DUF998 domain-containing protein yields MVGVAVYVLVDVVLQFLPPHYSVVSDAESNLAVGPFGWIMNLNFLGRAVTTMCVIAAINRVGRVSRLRRTGTLFLGIGDLCSAVLAFFPTDVGVESGLSPATVAGTVHLYVAGTGFLAALVGIWVLTKWMRSGPGFRSAYPTIVFFAALATAGFASLGLTAVSGQNLLGLAERVCLAGVLGWVLVCNAIRRLSRRSGPIPPASTAISGQAPPSAGTTVQGGQRNVGS; encoded by the coding sequence ATGGTCGGCGTCGCCGTCTACGTCCTTGTCGACGTGGTGCTCCAGTTTCTGCCCCCGCACTACAGCGTGGTCAGTGACGCCGAAAGCAACCTGGCGGTTGGTCCGTTCGGGTGGATCATGAATCTGAATTTCCTCGGCCGGGCCGTCACCACCATGTGCGTCATTGCAGCCATAAACCGGGTCGGCCGGGTTTCGAGGCTTCGGCGCACAGGGACTCTGTTCTTGGGTATCGGGGACCTGTGTTCGGCGGTTTTGGCCTTTTTCCCGACCGATGTTGGCGTCGAGTCCGGCCTGAGTCCGGCGACGGTTGCCGGCACCGTTCATCTCTACGTTGCCGGCACGGGTTTCTTGGCGGCACTGGTAGGAATTTGGGTGCTGACGAAGTGGATGCGTTCGGGCCCTGGGTTTAGAAGTGCCTACCCGACCATCGTCTTTTTTGCGGCACTGGCTACGGCCGGATTCGCGTCACTGGGTTTGACGGCCGTCAGTGGGCAAAATCTGCTCGGGCTTGCCGAGCGGGTCTGCCTGGCCGGAGTCCTCGGATGGGTACTGGTGTGCAATGCCATCAGGCGCTTGTCCCGGCGGAGCGGGCCGATTCCTCCTGCCAGCACGGCGATTTCCGGGCAGGCTCCTCCGTCTGCGGGAACGACGGTCCAGGGTGGACAGCGGAATGTCGGTTCCTAG
- a CDS encoding WD40/YVTN/BNR-like repeat-containing protein gives MDNDARTILAIGTKKGLWLAESTDRENWNLTGPHFANLEVPSVAIDTRDGKTRILAGVNDWHWGPTVVYSGDAGATWSEPEQGAIKFPADTDTALARIWHLRPDTADRPGVVWAGCEPISVFKSTDSGENFELNRGLWDHPHRSEWGAGFGGAAVHSIVPNVVDENVVHAAMSTGGVYRSTDGGDSWEPRNKGIKADFFPEPFPEFGQCVHHITADAENPNRLYAQNHGGVYRSDDSGDEWNSIADGLPAEFGFVFLSHPRTGGSVWTIPLKGAEERNPVGGRLSVFHSTDAGDTWNEQHAGLPDADWNAVLRDAAAVDDHPETVGVYFGTRGGEVFASNDEGAHFVTVAQRLPDVLSVRAAQVNGAGK, from the coding sequence ATGGACAACGACGCACGCACCATCCTTGCCATCGGGACCAAGAAGGGCCTCTGGCTGGCCGAAAGCACAGACCGCGAAAACTGGAATCTCACGGGGCCCCACTTCGCCAACCTCGAGGTTCCCTCCGTGGCCATCGACACCCGGGACGGCAAGACCCGTATCCTGGCCGGGGTCAACGACTGGCACTGGGGACCCACTGTCGTCTACAGCGGCGACGCCGGCGCAACCTGGTCCGAACCCGAGCAAGGTGCCATCAAGTTTCCCGCGGACACCGACACCGCATTGGCGCGGATCTGGCACCTGCGCCCCGACACCGCCGATCGTCCCGGTGTCGTGTGGGCCGGGTGCGAACCGATCTCGGTCTTCAAGTCCACGGACTCCGGGGAAAACTTTGAACTGAACCGCGGCCTGTGGGACCACCCGCACCGCAGCGAATGGGGTGCCGGCTTCGGCGGGGCGGCGGTGCACAGCATCGTGCCCAATGTCGTGGACGAAAACGTCGTCCACGCGGCCATGAGCACCGGCGGGGTGTATCGCAGCACCGATGGCGGCGACTCCTGGGAACCCCGGAACAAGGGCATCAAGGCGGACTTCTTCCCGGAACCCTTCCCCGAGTTCGGCCAGTGCGTCCACCACATCACCGCGGATGCCGAAAACCCTAACCGGCTCTACGCCCAAAACCACGGCGGTGTTTACCGGAGTGACGATTCCGGCGATGAATGGAACAGCATCGCCGATGGCCTACCGGCGGAATTCGGCTTTGTCTTCCTGTCCCACCCGCGCACCGGCGGCAGCGTGTGGACCATTCCGCTCAAGGGCGCCGAGGAACGCAACCCGGTGGGCGGAAGGCTCTCCGTCTTCCACTCCACGGACGCCGGGGACACCTGGAACGAGCAACACGCCGGATTGCCCGATGCCGACTGGAACGCAGTGCTGCGCGACGCGGCGGCGGTGGACGATCACCCCGAAACCGTGGGCGTCTACTTCGGCACCCGCGGCGGAGAGGTCTTCGCCAGCAACGACGAGGGCGCGCACTTTGTCACGGTGGCCCAACGCCTGCCCGATGTGCTCAGCGTCCGGGCCGCCCAGGTCAACGGTGCGGGGAAATGA
- a CDS encoding MoaD/ThiS family protein: protein MTDITVEVPSVLASTLEGQRSLQVPLPEDGTVGGILDALGEKYPLFGRRVRDERGEVRRFVNVFVGPDNIRTLEGLGSPVREGQSVLIMQSVAGG from the coding sequence ATGACGGACATTACCGTCGAAGTGCCCTCGGTGCTGGCTTCCACGCTTGAGGGCCAACGCAGCCTGCAGGTCCCGCTGCCCGAGGACGGCACGGTGGGTGGGATCCTGGATGCGCTCGGCGAGAAATACCCGCTCTTTGGACGGCGGGTGCGCGACGAACGCGGCGAGGTGCGCCGCTTCGTGAACGTCTTCGTCGGGCCGGACAATATCCGCACCCTTGAGGGCCTGGGCTCGCCGGTGCGGGAGGGGCAGAGCGTGCTGATTATGCAATCGGTGGCTGGCGGCTAG
- a CDS encoding pirin family protein has translation MSNLEAAPDELVCGSDEAHAGIELLLPRNVPLGGPRAMNVRRTLPQKQRSLIGAWCFLDHYGPDPVGESGGMKVPRHPHTGLQTVSWLFTGEIEHRDSAGFHAMVRPGEVNLMTAGRGISHSEFSTPETTTLHGAQLWVALPDSARHMPPTFAHYRPEPLAGDGWYVSVFLGELSVANDGGADQHSESPVATHTELLGAEIRLEPGTSIRLAVKAHHEHGVLLDSGSLSVGADELPVDHLAYLPPGSQELTLTAGEKPVRALLIGGEPLNEQILMWWNFVGRTHDEVVEYRRQWQAEIGAESGDASTKRFGDFPAGEPAALPAPALPSVRLRPRD, from the coding sequence ATGAGTAACCTCGAGGCTGCCCCTGACGAGTTGGTTTGCGGATCGGATGAGGCGCACGCCGGAATCGAGTTGCTTCTCCCGCGCAATGTCCCGCTCGGCGGGCCGCGCGCCATGAATGTGCGTCGCACGCTGCCGCAAAAGCAGCGCAGCCTCATCGGCGCCTGGTGCTTCCTTGACCACTACGGGCCGGATCCGGTGGGTGAATCCGGCGGGATGAAGGTCCCGCGCCACCCGCACACCGGGCTGCAGACGGTCTCCTGGTTGTTTACCGGGGAAATCGAGCATCGCGATTCGGCGGGCTTCCATGCCATGGTGCGCCCCGGCGAGGTGAACCTGATGACCGCTGGCCGCGGGATCAGTCACTCCGAGTTCTCCACCCCCGAAACCACGACGCTGCACGGTGCCCAGCTGTGGGTCGCATTGCCCGATTCCGCGCGGCACATGCCGCCGACCTTCGCCCACTACCGCCCCGAACCGCTGGCCGGCGACGGATGGTATGTCAGCGTCTTCCTGGGCGAGCTGTCCGTGGCCAACGACGGCGGAGCCGACCAACACTCCGAATCCCCCGTCGCCACCCACACCGAATTGCTGGGGGCAGAGATTCGCCTGGAACCCGGCACCAGCATCCGGCTGGCGGTGAAGGCGCACCACGAGCATGGCGTGCTGCTGGATTCGGGTTCCCTTTCCGTGGGGGCCGATGAGCTGCCAGTGGACCATTTGGCCTACCTTCCGCCAGGGAGCCAAGAGCTCACCCTCACCGCGGGAGAGAAGCCGGTGCGCGCGCTGCTCATCGGCGGGGAACCGCTCAACGAGCAGATCCTCATGTGGTGGAACTTCGTGGGCCGCACCCACGATGAAGTGGTCGAATACCGCCGGCAGTGGCAGGCGGAGATCGGTGCAGAATCCGGCGACGCTTCCACCAAGCGCTTCGGGGACTTCCCCGCCGGCGAGCCCGCCGCCCTGCCTGCACCGGCGCTGCCATCGGTGCGGTTGCGGCCCCGCGACTGA
- a CDS encoding ribonuclease E inhibitor RraB — protein sequence MSLQEELAKLRRALAERAALGDQLDAKRELEHFVSFRALREMNEAAAHFERAGWQVDRTEGQDANSRYLLRVYRDQAIDVESAEHALRNVHAITGKHGGTYDGFGAMFIDAPDSEPRGFFGRLFGNQ from the coding sequence GTGTCATTGCAAGAGGAACTGGCCAAGCTGCGCCGGGCCCTGGCCGAACGCGCGGCGCTGGGCGACCAGCTTGATGCCAAGCGCGAGTTGGAGCACTTCGTTTCCTTCCGCGCGTTGCGCGAGATGAACGAGGCCGCCGCCCACTTTGAACGCGCCGGATGGCAAGTCGATCGGACCGAGGGCCAGGATGCCAATTCCCGATACCTGCTGCGCGTCTACCGAGACCAGGCCATCGACGTGGAAAGCGCTGAGCATGCCCTGCGCAACGTGCACGCCATCACCGGCAAGCACGGAGGGACCTACGACGGTTTCGGCGCCATGTTCATCGATGCCCCCGACAGCGAGCCCAGGGGCTTCTTCGGCCGACTTTTTGGAAACCAATGA
- a CDS encoding GNAT family N-acetyltransferase — protein MSEIHVEHRPERSRYALLDGETAIGAAHYRELETAGGVERVFFHTVVDESYAGQGLAGKLASAALSDTVEQGHKIVPVCPYIKVYLTKHHEFDAELVKPTPEHLAILPKA, from the coding sequence ATGAGCGAAATCCATGTCGAGCACAGGCCCGAACGCAGTCGCTACGCCCTGCTGGACGGGGAAACGGCGATTGGGGCGGCACACTACCGCGAGCTGGAAACCGCCGGCGGTGTTGAGCGGGTCTTCTTCCACACGGTGGTCGACGAGTCCTACGCAGGACAAGGACTTGCCGGAAAGCTCGCTTCAGCCGCGCTTTCCGACACTGTGGAACAGGGCCACAAGATCGTCCCGGTTTGCCCGTACATCAAGGTCTACCTGACCAAGCACCACGAGTTCGACGCCGAACTGGTGAAGCCCACACCCGAGCACCTGGCGATCCTGCCGAAGGCATGA
- a CDS encoding SRPBCC family protein: MEFTQELTVNVPRPRFIELFDDLENLKVWQEGLISFEALTGTPGQPGSTSRLVYKQGRGTMEMVETVTRRDLPEAFDGVYDAKGVHNVCRNEFHDLDGTATRWVAHNVFEFTGFMRIVALLFAPMFRKQNLKTMTAFKEFAEARA, encoded by the coding sequence ATGGAATTCACCCAGGAGCTCACCGTCAATGTCCCCCGACCACGTTTCATCGAGCTCTTTGACGACCTCGAGAACCTCAAAGTCTGGCAGGAGGGGCTTATTTCCTTTGAGGCCCTCACCGGCACGCCGGGCCAACCCGGGTCCACGTCCCGGCTGGTCTACAAGCAGGGCAGGGGCACCATGGAGATGGTCGAAACCGTGACACGGCGCGACCTGCCAGAGGCATTCGACGGCGTCTACGACGCAAAGGGAGTGCACAATGTCTGCCGGAACGAATTCCATGATCTCGATGGAACCGCCACACGCTGGGTTGCCCACAATGTCTTTGAGTTCACCGGTTTCATGCGAATCGTGGCATTGCTCTTTGCCCCCATGTTCAGGAAGCAAAACCTGAAGACGATGACCGCCTTCAAGGAGTTTGCCGAAGCCCGCGCCTAA
- a CDS encoding ZIP family metal transporter: protein MLMSMQALMWGTVAGSALLLGAAAAWWLEIPRKIVSSVMAFGAGVLISALAFELVVEAEEVGGLGATVMGFLAGATIYVGVNSLLVRFGAEHRRRGKVATRAGSRDGAAPNGGAAVALGALLDGIPESIVLGVGLLSGTAVNPTMLAAIFISNVPEGLASTADMKRAGKGPKEIFAIWGSIALLSGLAAMIGFLALDNAPGEVIAVVTAIAAGGILAMLADTMIPEAFEEQHMLTGFIAALGFLTALILHYGA, encoded by the coding sequence ATGTTGATGTCCATGCAGGCGTTGATGTGGGGCACCGTCGCCGGGTCTGCGCTGCTGCTCGGTGCCGCCGCGGCCTGGTGGTTGGAGATTCCGCGGAAAATCGTCTCGAGCGTTATGGCGTTCGGCGCGGGAGTCCTGATTTCCGCCCTCGCCTTTGAACTTGTGGTCGAGGCCGAGGAAGTCGGCGGACTGGGGGCCACGGTGATGGGTTTCCTGGCCGGAGCCACCATCTATGTCGGCGTAAACTCCCTGCTGGTGCGGTTCGGAGCCGAACACCGACGCCGGGGCAAGGTCGCCACGAGGGCCGGAAGCCGCGATGGCGCAGCGCCGAACGGGGGAGCCGCGGTAGCCCTCGGAGCATTGCTGGACGGCATTCCCGAGTCCATCGTGCTGGGTGTGGGATTGCTTTCCGGCACCGCCGTCAACCCGACCATGCTGGCGGCCATCTTCATTTCCAACGTGCCCGAAGGGCTGGCGAGCACGGCCGACATGAAGCGTGCGGGCAAGGGGCCGAAAGAGATCTTTGCGATCTGGGGGAGTATTGCGCTGCTTTCAGGGCTGGCCGCCATGATCGGCTTCCTGGCTCTCGACAACGCCCCGGGCGAGGTCATCGCGGTGGTCACCGCGATCGCAGCGGGCGGCATTCTGGCGATGCTCGCCGACACCATGATCCCCGAGGCCTTTGAGGAACAGCACATGCTCACGGGATTCATTGCTGCGCTTGGTTTCCTCACGGCGCTGATCCTGCATTACGGCGCTTAG
- the dnaB gene encoding replicative DNA helicase, which translates to MSLASTETSSDSHGSDYGRTPPQDLVAEQSVLGGMMLSKDAIADCVEVLRGLDFYRPAHEAIYEAIIDLYGRGEPADAVTVSDLLTKRGEITRIGGPAYLHTLIQSVPTAANAGFYAEIVRERAVLRRLVDAGTKIVQLGYSQDGEVDAIVNEAQAEVYKVAERRTAEDYVPLRDIIEGTVDEIESAGSRGEGVIGVPTGIFELDELTQGLHGGQMIVIAARPAVGKSTFALDFARSASIKNNMTSVFFSLEMGRNEIAMRLLSAEASIALQNLRKGTIQDEEWSKIATTMGRLNDAPLFIDDSPNMSLMEIRAKCRRLKQKHDLKLVVLDYLQLMSSGKKVESRQQEVSEFSRALKLLAKELDVPVIALSQLNRGSEQRTDKKPMISDLRESGSIEQDADMVILLHREDIYDKESARAGEADVIVAKHRNGPTKTIVVAFQGHYSRFNNMAQDGMG; encoded by the coding sequence GTGTCGCTAGCCAGCACCGAAACCAGCTCCGATTCACATGGATCGGACTATGGACGCACCCCGCCGCAGGACCTCGTAGCCGAGCAAAGCGTACTGGGCGGCATGATGCTGTCCAAGGATGCCATCGCGGACTGCGTGGAGGTGCTGCGGGGACTGGACTTCTATCGCCCGGCGCACGAGGCCATCTACGAGGCCATCATCGACCTCTACGGCCGCGGTGAGCCGGCCGACGCCGTTACGGTCTCGGACCTTTTGACCAAGCGCGGCGAGATCACCCGGATTGGCGGTCCGGCCTACCTGCACACGCTCATCCAGTCCGTGCCCACCGCTGCCAACGCCGGCTTCTATGCCGAGATCGTTCGCGAACGTGCGGTCCTGCGCCGCTTGGTTGATGCCGGTACCAAGATCGTGCAGCTCGGATACTCGCAGGACGGCGAAGTCGACGCCATTGTGAACGAAGCCCAGGCCGAGGTCTACAAGGTCGCCGAACGCAGGACTGCCGAAGACTATGTCCCGCTGCGCGACATCATCGAGGGCACCGTCGATGAAATCGAATCCGCCGGCAGCCGCGGCGAGGGCGTGATCGGTGTTCCCACCGGAATCTTCGAACTCGACGAGTTGACCCAGGGGCTGCATGGCGGCCAGATGATCGTTATTGCTGCACGTCCCGCGGTGGGCAAGTCGACCTTCGCACTGGATTTTGCCAGGTCAGCGTCCATTAAGAACAACATGACCTCCGTTTTCTTCTCCCTGGAAATGGGACGCAACGAAATCGCCATGCGCCTGCTGTCGGCCGAGGCGAGCATCGCGCTGCAGAACCTGCGCAAGGGTACGATCCAGGACGAAGAATGGTCGAAGATCGCCACCACGATGGGCAGGCTCAACGACGCTCCGCTGTTCATCGACGATTCGCCGAACATGTCGCTGATGGAAATCCGCGCCAAATGCCGCCGGCTTAAGCAGAAGCACGACCTCAAGCTCGTGGTGCTGGACTACCTGCAGCTGATGAGCTCGGGCAAAAAGGTCGAGTCGCGACAGCAGGAAGTCTCCGAATTCTCGCGTGCGCTGAAGCTGTTGGCCAAGGAGCTCGACGTTCCGGTCATCGCGCTGTCGCAGCTGAACCGTGGTTCGGAGCAGCGTACCGACAAGAAGCCGATGATCTCCGACCTCCGCGAGTCCGGTTCCATCGAGCAGGATGCCGATATGGTCATCCTCTTGCACCGTGAGGACATTTACGACAAGGAGTCGGCGCGTGCCGGCGAGGCGGACGTGATCGTGGCCAAGCACCGTAACGGTCCGACCAAGACCATCGTTGTCGCGTTCCAAGGCCACTACTCGCGCTTCAACAACATGGCACAGGACGGAATGGGCTAA
- a CDS encoding DUF1801 domain-containing protein, whose protein sequence is MSANKTAPTAVDPAQFISAVSHPTRRADAEVLLRMMEEVSGEPAVMWGPTIVGFGSYHYKYESGREGDASAIGFSPRAANLALYGLTIAPTAGPLLEKLGKCKRGASCLYVNKLADVDLDVLARLARDGYRYMTGVVHHSS, encoded by the coding sequence ATGAGCGCCAACAAGACCGCACCGACAGCCGTTGACCCGGCTCAATTCATATCGGCAGTGTCACACCCGACTAGGCGCGCGGATGCCGAGGTCTTGCTCCGGATGATGGAAGAGGTCAGCGGAGAGCCCGCGGTTATGTGGGGCCCGACAATCGTTGGGTTCGGCAGCTACCACTACAAGTACGAATCGGGGCGCGAAGGGGATGCCAGTGCCATCGGCTTCTCCCCGAGGGCGGCGAACCTTGCCCTCTACGGGCTGACCATTGCACCGACCGCCGGCCCCCTATTGGAGAAATTGGGCAAGTGCAAACGCGGGGCATCGTGCCTCTATGTGAACAAGCTTGCCGACGTCGACCTGGACGTACTCGCCCGGCTTGCCCGTGACGGCTACCGGTACATGACTGGCGTGGTGCACCACTCGTCTTAG
- a CDS encoding flavin reductase family protein, which produces MTLTSDLTPDTLRNVFAQHPSGIAALCAIVDGQPQGIIASSFTVGVSMDPPLVMFAVQNTSKTWPLVRTNGRIGVSVLSEKNEGVCRQIASKSGDRFAGLRLDSTDEGALFLHDATLWLDCSVEQEVPAGDHHVVLLRVHGHQTHDNAHSPLVFHGSAFRRLDAEQLVS; this is translated from the coding sequence ATGACACTCACCTCTGACCTCACCCCCGACACCCTGCGCAACGTCTTTGCCCAGCATCCATCCGGCATTGCCGCACTCTGCGCCATCGTTGACGGGCAACCGCAGGGAATCATTGCCTCGTCCTTTACGGTTGGCGTCTCCATGGATCCGCCGCTGGTGATGTTTGCTGTCCAGAACACCTCGAAGACCTGGCCGTTGGTGCGCACCAACGGGCGGATCGGGGTTTCAGTGCTCAGCGAAAAGAACGAGGGCGTGTGCCGGCAGATCGCTTCAAAGTCGGGGGACAGGTTCGCCGGGCTTCGTCTTGATTCGACCGATGAGGGTGCGCTGTTCCTGCATGACGCCACCCTGTGGCTCGATTGCTCCGTCGAGCAAGAGGTTCCTGCAGGCGACCACCATGTGGTGCTGCTGCGCGTGCACGGCCACCAGACGCACGACAACGCCCACTCACCGCTGGTGTTCCACGGTTCGGCATTCCGTCGCCTGGATGCCGAACAGCTGGTCTCCTAG
- a CDS encoding dihydrofolate reductase family protein produces MKLVLTEFVSLDGVSQGPGSPEEDTTDGFTQGGWFVPHMDEAFIEQAAQWLGEADGLLLGRRTYEAFARDWPQITDPDDPFTVLMNSLPKYVASQTLGEGTWDPTTILSGDVATRVADLKARPGKELQIHGSARLAASLLAEGLIDELRLVVAPVVLGHGRRLFPEGGAPTGLRLSSTTSTPGGLAILVYERIGDASYATYTGVSDLS; encoded by the coding sequence ATGAAGCTGGTATTAACGGAGTTTGTGAGTCTCGACGGGGTGTCGCAAGGCCCCGGGTCTCCCGAGGAAGACACCACCGACGGATTCACCCAGGGCGGATGGTTCGTCCCGCACATGGACGAGGCCTTCATCGAACAGGCCGCGCAATGGCTCGGCGAAGCGGACGGGCTGCTGCTTGGCCGCCGCACCTATGAGGCATTTGCCAGGGACTGGCCGCAAATCACCGACCCGGACGACCCCTTCACGGTGCTCATGAACTCCCTGCCCAAGTACGTGGCCTCGCAAACGCTTGGCGAGGGAACCTGGGATCCAACCACCATCCTCTCCGGTGACGTGGCGACCCGGGTTGCCGACCTCAAGGCGCGCCCCGGCAAGGAGCTGCAGATCCACGGGAGCGCCAGGCTTGCCGCTTCATTGCTCGCCGAGGGGCTGATTGACGAGCTGCGACTGGTGGTGGCGCCGGTGGTCCTTGGCCATGGAAGGCGACTCTTCCCGGAGGGAGGCGCACCCACAGGACTTCGGCTCTCCAGCACCACGAGCACCCCGGGCGGGCTTGCCATCCTGGTCTACGAGCGCATCGGCGATGCGTCCTATGCGACTTATACGGGAGTTTCGGACCTCTCGTAG